The following DNA comes from Acetonema longum DSM 6540.
CGAAGTGAAGGTCATTAATCCCATCCAGTCAGATGCATTCAGAAAGATATACATTCGCCAGACCAAGACCGACTCCAAAGATTCCTTCATCATTGCTCAGATTATGCGTTTTGGGCAGTTCTCCGCCACGAATCTCTCTGCTGAAAACATGATTGCACTGCGTCAGCTTTCCCGCCATCGTCTTTCTATGATAGATACCTGTGGTGACTGTAAACGTCGTGTAATTGCTTTGCTGGATCAGGTGTTCCCTGAGTACGCCAGCCTATTTTCAGACACTTTTGGTGTCACATCAAAGAAAATTCTACTAAAATACCCAACACCCAAAGATATGCTTACAGTCAATACACGCAAGCTTACCGCATTGTTGACGAAAGCCAGCAGAGGGCGTTTCGGATTGGAAAAAGCAAATCAACTCAAGTCTGTTGCTGCTGAATCCTTTGGTGTTATTTTTGCCCAAGATACTTTCGCATTCCAAATCCGCCAGCTCTTAGCCCAACTTATCTTCTTAGAAACCCAAATTGAAGAATTGGAAGAAGAGATCTCACTACTGCTTAAACAAACCAACACGTATATCACAACTATTCCTGGCATTGGAGATACGCTTGGTTCTATCATTCTCAGTGAGATTGGCGACATCGATCGTTTTGACGCGCCTAATAAGTTAGTTGCTTTTTCCGGCTT
Coding sequences within:
- a CDS encoding IS110 family transposase; protein product: EVKVINPIQSDAFRKIYIRQTKTDSKDSFIIAQIMRFGQFSATNLSAENMIALRQLSRHRLSMIDTCGDCKRRVIALLDQVFPEYASLFSDTFGVTSKKILLKYPTPKDMLTVNTRKLTALLTKASRGRFGLEKANQLKSVAAESFGVIFAQDTFAFQIRQLLAQLIFLETQIEELEEEISLLLKQTNTYITTIPGIGDTLGSIILSEIGDIDRFDAPNKLVAFSGLDVRATQSGEFTGTKNKITKRGSPYLRRAIWLAAERASFCDPILSDYYRTLKLRGKHHLTAVGGVARKLCNIIYAILKENRPYEPVRLKA